In Calothrix sp. PCC 7507, one DNA window encodes the following:
- a CDS encoding secondary thiamine-phosphate synthase enzyme YjbQ: MTHYQKLLRVSTTGKSFYNITSKIAAIVAESGVQTGLCTLFLRHTSASLVIQENADPDVLVDLADYMAKLVPESGKYIHDAEGADDMPAHIRTALTHTSENIPINSGHLVLGTWQGIYIWEHRQRSHTRELVVHISG; this comes from the coding sequence ATGACACATTACCAAAAACTACTGAGAGTTTCCACCACTGGCAAGTCATTCTACAATATCACCTCAAAAATTGCTGCCATAGTTGCTGAGTCGGGGGTGCAAACTGGACTTTGTACTTTATTTTTACGCCACACTTCAGCTAGTTTAGTGATTCAAGAAAACGCCGATCCTGATGTATTGGTGGATTTAGCTGATTATATGGCTAAACTTGTGCCAGAGTCGGGTAAATACATCCATGATGCGGAAGGTGCTGATGATATGCCAGCACATATCCGTACAGCCTTAACTCATACCTCGGAAAATATTCCTATTAATAGCGGTCACTTGGTGCTGGGAACGTGGCAAGGTATCTATATATGGGAACACCGTCAGCGTAGTCATACGCGGGAGTTGGTTGTCCATATTTCAGGATAA
- a CDS encoding J domain-containing protein — MDLGDCYRLLGLRSGASFADIKTSYRRLAQQYHPDINPDDKKAKDKFIALTEAYKLLLTVVPPEETFLNSSRSRTSWYDDLKTSPQEKAPAATTVKTQPPTTPKPPHLAEIEQRLKWKTYEQLQRFLKERRFPQAIALAEALADRLPADPEVRQWQAIAYQIWGRALITQNQLLKARIYLKKALKTDPHNKTLWNEVQRDFQRLEQVF, encoded by the coding sequence ATGGATCTTGGCGATTGTTACCGTTTATTGGGTTTAAGGTCGGGAGCCTCTTTTGCCGACATCAAAACGTCTTATCGACGATTGGCGCAGCAATACCACCCCGATATCAACCCTGATGACAAAAAAGCTAAAGATAAGTTTATTGCCCTAACAGAGGCTTACAAACTCCTTTTGACGGTTGTACCGCCAGAGGAGACATTTCTCAACTCCAGCCGGTCACGCACGTCTTGGTATGATGACTTAAAGACATCACCTCAGGAGAAAGCACCAGCAGCGACTACTGTCAAAACCCAACCACCAACGACTCCAAAGCCGCCACATCTGGCAGAAATTGAACAACGGCTGAAGTGGAAGACTTATGAACAGTTGCAGCGGTTTTTGAAAGAGAGACGATTTCCCCAGGCGATCGCCCTAGCGGAGGCTTTAGCAGATCGTTTACCAGCCGATCCAGAAGTGCGCCAATGGCAAGCGATAGCCTATCAGATTTGGGGACGGGCGCTAATTACGCAAAACCAACTTTTAAAAGCCAGAATTTATCTCAAAAAAGCCCTAAAAACTGACCCCCACAACAAGACTCTCTGGAATGAAGTCCAACGCGACTTCCAAAGATTAGAACAGGTTTTTTAA
- a CDS encoding VWA domain-containing protein, translating to MKVKLLSALNDTNIDAAQASSQRQLGISISAIAGELEQTLPLNLCLILDKSGSMHGSPINTVIQAAERLLDQLKVGDRLSVVAFAGSAEVIIPNQIVQDPQSIKSQIKNKLSASGGTVIAEGLALGITELMKGTKGTVSQAFLLTDGHGESGLRIWKWDITPDDNKRCLELAHRATKFNLTINTFGFGNSWNQDLLEKIADAGGGTLGYIEHPEQAVEQFSRLFRRIQSVGLTNAYLLLSLAPKVRLAELKPIAQVSPDTIELPVQSETDGRFVVRLGDLMQDAKRIVLANIYLGQLPAGEQEIGHLQIRYDDPAVEKQALLSPIVPVYANVVQVYQPTTNPDVQQSILALAKYRQTQLAEAKLQQGDRAGAATMLQTAAKTALQIGDTNAATVLQTSATRLQAGEELSEADRKKTRIVSKTVLQE from the coding sequence ATGAAAGTTAAATTGCTGTCGGCGTTAAATGATACAAATATTGATGCGGCTCAAGCAAGTAGCCAGCGTCAATTGGGGATTTCGATTTCGGCAATTGCTGGTGAGTTGGAGCAGACTTTGCCGCTCAATTTATGCTTGATTCTCGATAAAAGTGGTTCCATGCATGGATCGCCAATTAACACGGTGATCCAGGCGGCAGAACGATTATTGGATCAACTTAAAGTAGGCGATCGTCTCTCAGTTGTGGCTTTTGCTGGTTCCGCAGAAGTCATCATCCCTAATCAAATTGTCCAAGACCCCCAAAGCATCAAATCTCAGATTAAAAACAAACTGAGTGCTAGCGGTGGTACGGTGATTGCCGAAGGTTTAGCACTGGGAATTACAGAGCTAATGAAGGGCACAAAAGGCACTGTTTCCCAGGCGTTTTTACTGACAGATGGTCATGGTGAAAGCGGCTTGCGGATTTGGAAGTGGGATATCACCCCAGATGACAACAAGCGCTGTTTAGAACTTGCTCACAGGGCTACTAAGTTCAACCTGACAATCAACACCTTCGGATTTGGCAATAGCTGGAACCAGGATTTATTAGAAAAAATCGCCGATGCAGGTGGTGGAACTCTAGGCTATATTGAGCATCCAGAACAAGCTGTAGAGCAGTTTAGCCGCTTGTTTAGACGGATTCAATCAGTAGGCTTAACTAATGCCTATTTACTATTGTCCCTCGCGCCAAAGGTGCGGCTAGCAGAACTCAAACCCATCGCCCAAGTCTCCCCAGACACTATTGAGTTACCTGTGCAATCAGAAACAGATGGACGCTTTGTCGTGCGTTTAGGAGACTTAATGCAAGATGCAAAACGGATCGTGCTAGCGAATATTTATTTAGGACAGTTACCAGCAGGTGAACAAGAAATTGGGCATCTGCAAATCCGCTATGATGACCCAGCAGTAGAAAAACAGGCTTTACTCTCTCCCATAGTGCCAGTATATGCAAATGTGGTGCAAGTTTACCAACCAACTACCAATCCCGATGTGCAACAGTCTATCTTGGCATTAGCCAAGTATCGACAAACCCAATTAGCCGAAGCAAAATTACAACAGGGCGATCGCGCTGGTGCTGCAACTATGCTGCAAACTGCGGCTAAAACTGCCCTGCAAATAGGAGATACAAATGCAGCAACGGTGTTGCAAACTTCCGCTACCCGCCTCCAAGCCGGTGAAGAACTTTCAGAAGCAGACCGCAAAAAAACTAGAATTGTCTCCAAGACAGTTTTACAAGAATAA
- a CDS encoding DUF6679 family protein: protein MLHRKIYQLCCDAREVCVFLRDQQRWIERARIIDIEGDLVTLRYETDEEDEVCSWEEMVRLESIGAVTQKLASVPRGNVEPLTTEDCPDAERIRNRYTDLNPE from the coding sequence ATGCTACACCGCAAGATTTATCAATTGTGTTGCGACGCGCGGGAGGTATGTGTTTTCTTGCGGGACCAGCAACGCTGGATCGAACGCGCCCGCATTATTGACATAGAGGGAGATTTAGTAACCCTACGCTATGAAACGGATGAAGAAGACGAAGTTTGTTCTTGGGAAGAGATGGTTCGCCTAGAAAGCATTGGCGCTGTAACACAAAAATTAGCCTCAGTGCCACGCGGTAATGTAGAACCTTTGACTACTGAGGACTGTCCGGACGCTGAACGCATCCGCAACCGTTACACAGACTTAAATCCTGAATAA
- a CDS encoding SUMF1/EgtB/PvdO family nonheme iron enzyme, translating into MQNEYEHDIFISHASEDKDDFVRPLAQKLKEKGYRVWYDEFSLVIGDSLSISIDKGLSESRFGIIVLSQHFINKSWTQRELQGMVQKEINSGKVILPIWHRITHTEVRKFSPTLADKLASDSTQGFPKVVNDIEAALKKAGITGQQLPTDTIKPNPRDLSVFQFETVKLYAENNDIRSVTSTYQAKYFAEDLGFGVKLEMIEIPGGTFLMGSFENEEKNRGTEHPRHQVTVPSFFIGKYAITQEQWEKVANSFPKINRDLDPRPSHFKRDDHRPVEKVSWYDAVEFCVRLSQKTGRDYRLPSEAEWEYACRAGTTTPFYFGETTTDKVANYNANYIYGKGIKGNYRQQTMPVGSFPPNGFGLYDMHGNVWEWCLDDWHSDYAGAPIDGSHWFDDNNNYSQKQGKAVLRGGSWDFHPVLCRSASRNDFGGRRGYRNYNIGFRVVCAAGWICQ; encoded by the coding sequence ATGCAAAATGAGTATGAGCATGACATATTTATTAGCCATGCAAGTGAGGATAAAGATGATTTTGTGCGACCATTGGCTCAAAAACTAAAAGAAAAAGGTTATCGTGTTTGGTACGATGAATTTTCTTTAGTAATTGGGGACAGTTTAAGCATTTCAATTGATAAAGGACTTTCAGAATCAAGGTTTGGAATAATCGTACTTAGTCAGCATTTTATTAACAAAAGCTGGACGCAGCGTGAGTTGCAAGGGATGGTGCAGAAGGAGATAAATTCTGGAAAAGTAATACTGCCAATATGGCATAGAATTACACATACAGAAGTTCGCAAGTTTTCTCCAACACTGGCTGACAAATTAGCATCAGATAGTACTCAAGGATTTCCTAAAGTCGTTAATGATATTGAGGCAGCGCTAAAAAAAGCGGGTATTACAGGACAGCAATTACCAACAGATACTATAAAACCTAATCCTAGAGACTTGTCAGTATTTCAATTTGAAACAGTGAAATTATATGCAGAGAATAATGACATTAGAAGTGTAACTAGCACTTATCAAGCTAAATATTTTGCAGAAGATTTGGGGTTTGGTGTAAAGCTAGAGATGATTGAGATTCCTGGTGGAACCTTTCTCATGGGTAGTTTTGAAAATGAAGAAAAAAATCGTGGTACCGAACACCCCAGACATCAAGTAACAGTTCCATCTTTTTTTATCGGAAAGTATGCTATCACTCAAGAACAGTGGGAGAAAGTTGCTAATTCTTTTCCTAAAATTAATAGAGATTTAGACCCAAGACCATCTCATTTTAAAAGAGATGATCATCGTCCTGTAGAGAAAGTTTCTTGGTATGATGCAGTAGAATTTTGTGTGAGACTTTCCCAAAAAACAGGTCGGGATTATAGATTACCAAGTGAAGCTGAATGGGAATATGCTTGTCGTGCAGGTACGACGACTCCATTTTATTTTGGTGAGACGACAACAGATAAAGTGGCAAATTACAATGCTAACTATATTTATGGTAAAGGTATCAAGGGAAATTATAGACAGCAAACGATGCCAGTAGGTAGTTTTCCGCCCAATGGCTTTGGCTTATACGATATGCACGGGAATGTATGGGAATGGTGTCTTGACGATTGGCACAGTGACTATGCAGGTGCGCCAATAGACGGTAGTCATTGGTTTGATGATAATAATAATTATTCTCAAAAGCAAGGAAAAGCCGTGCTGCGGGGTGGTTCCTGGGACTTCCATCCTGTACTCTGCCGTTCCGCGTCTCGCAACGACTTCGGCGGCCGCCGCGGCTACCGCAACTACAATATTGGTTTTCGTGTTGTGTGTGCTGCTGGGTGGATTTGCCAGTAG
- a CDS encoding VWA domain-containing protein codes for MKVSLQPSLNDANLDATQLNSQRQLSISISAIAEILDRQVPLNLCLILDHSGSMGGRSLETVKEAACRLVDRLNPGDRLSVVVFDHRAKVLVPNQVIEDPEHVKRQINRLAADGGTAIDEGLRLGIEELAKGKKETVSQAFLLTDGENEHGNNDRCLKFAQLAASYNLTLNTLGFGDNWNQDILEKIADAASGTLSYIQRPDQAIAEFGRLFSRVQAVSLTNAYLLFSLMPNVRLAELKPVAQVSPDTIELPVQPEGDGRFAVRLGDLMKDTERVILANIYLGQLPAGKQAIANIQVRYDDPAENQTGLLSANQPVYADVTSVYQPATNPEVQQSILALAKYRQTQLAEAKLQQGDRAGAATMLQTAAKTALQMGDTGAATVLQTSATQLQSGQDLSESDRKKTRIVSKTVLQDTPHQ; via the coding sequence ATGAAGGTTAGTTTGCAGCCATCGTTAAATGATGCTAATTTAGATGCCACTCAACTGAACTCTCAACGTCAGTTGTCTATTTCGATTTCGGCGATCGCGGAAATTTTAGACCGCCAAGTGCCACTAAATCTATGTTTAATTCTTGACCATAGTGGTTCTATGGGTGGGCGATCGCTCGAAACGGTGAAGGAGGCGGCGTGTCGTTTGGTTGATCGACTTAATCCTGGCGATCGCCTGAGTGTGGTAGTGTTCGATCACCGTGCTAAAGTCCTAGTTCCTAATCAAGTTATTGAAGACCCAGAACATGTCAAAAGGCAAATCAACCGCCTAGCTGCTGACGGTGGGACGGCTATTGATGAAGGTTTGCGTTTGGGGATTGAGGAGTTGGCTAAGGGCAAAAAGGAAACTGTTTCTCAAGCTTTTTTATTGACTGATGGCGAAAATGAACACGGGAATAACGATCGCTGTTTGAAATTCGCCCAATTGGCTGCAAGCTATAACTTGACTCTCAATACCTTGGGTTTTGGCGACAATTGGAATCAAGATATTTTAGAAAAAATTGCTGATGCGGCTTCGGGGACATTATCCTACATTCAACGTCCCGATCAGGCGATAGCAGAGTTTGGCCGCCTATTTAGCCGTGTGCAAGCTGTGAGTTTGACTAATGCTTATCTGCTATTCTCCCTCATGCCTAATGTCCGGCTAGCGGAACTCAAACCAGTAGCCCAAGTTTCTCCAGATACCATTGAGTTACCAGTGCAACCAGAAGGGGATGGTCGCTTTGCGGTGCGGTTGGGAGACTTGATGAAGGATACAGAACGGGTAATCTTGGCTAATATTTATCTAGGACAGTTGCCAGCAGGTAAACAGGCGATCGCTAATATCCAAGTCCGCTATGATGATCCTGCCGAAAATCAAACAGGATTATTGTCAGCTAATCAGCCGGTGTATGCAGATGTCACCAGCGTTTACCAACCCGCTACCAATCCCGAAGTGCAACAATCTATCTTGGCATTAGCCAAGTATCGCCAAACCCAGTTAGCAGAAGCAAAATTACAACAAGGCGATCGCGCTGGTGCTGCAACTATGTTGCAAACTGCTGCTAAAACTGCTTTGCAAATGGGAGATACTGGTGCGGCGACAGTGTTGCAAACCTCTGCTACCCAACTACAATCTGGACAAGATTTATCTGAAAGCGATCGCAAGAAAACCAGGATTGTCTCCAAAACCGTTTTGCAAGATACTCCTCACCAATGA
- a CDS encoding Nif3-like dinuclear metal center hexameric protein — protein sequence MKIADLITWFETWANPAWCESWDNCGWQVEPGVLQEEARVLVCLTPTLAVMQEAIALHANLIFAHHPLIFNPPKSLRSGEAIGEMVRLAFIHNIGVYSAHTNFDQVEDGTADVLAQILELQAVAPIVPTQAGLGYGRVGTLAPALTLQDLLAIIQTRLSSPHLLVSPTADLQQEISRVAVLGGSGASYISAVVKTGAQAYLTSDCKFHQFQESRDCQLILIDAGHYATERPACDRLVQKFSSLNLDWVQLSQKDEDFRKFICL from the coding sequence ATGAAAATTGCTGATTTAATTACTTGGTTTGAAACATGGGCAAATCCGGCTTGGTGTGAAAGCTGGGATAATTGTGGTTGGCAGGTTGAACCCGGTGTTTTGCAAGAGGAAGCACGGGTGTTGGTGTGTTTGACGCCAACTTTAGCGGTAATGCAAGAAGCGATCGCACTCCATGCTAATCTGATTTTTGCCCATCATCCCCTAATTTTCAATCCTCCCAAGTCTCTCCGCAGTGGTGAGGCGATCGGCGAAATGGTGAGGTTAGCTTTTATTCACAATATCGGTGTCTACAGTGCCCATACCAATTTTGATCAGGTAGAAGATGGGACGGCTGATGTTTTGGCGCAAATTTTAGAACTACAAGCGGTTGCTCCCATAGTCCCCACGCAAGCAGGATTAGGCTACGGGCGGGTAGGAACACTAGCGCCTGCGCTAACTTTACAGGATTTGTTGGCAATCATCCAAACTCGTCTTTCTTCCCCGCATCTGCTGGTTTCGCCCACTGCTGATTTACAACAGGAGATTTCACGAGTTGCAGTTTTGGGCGGTTCGGGGGCTAGCTATATTTCGGCGGTGGTGAAAACAGGTGCCCAGGCTTATCTGACTTCTGATTGTAAGTTCCATCAGTTTCAAGAAAGTCGCGACTGCCAGCTAATTTTAATTGATGCTGGACACTATGCCACAGAACGCCCGGCGTGCGATCGCTTGGTGCAAAAATTTTCGTCTTTAAACTTAGACTGGGTGCAATTGAGTCAAAAAGATGAAGATTTCCGCAAGTTTATTTGTCTTTGA
- a CDS encoding ATP-dependent Clp protease proteolytic subunit, whose amino-acid sequence MDISPIKAVQAPYYGDNSYRTPPPDLPSLLLKERIVYLGMPLVAAVTELIVAELLFLQSDDPDKPIKIYINSTGTSGYSGEPIGFETEAFAIFDTMKYIKPPIHTICIGSAMGMAAMLLSAGTPGCRASLPHASIILHQPKSYAQGQATDIQIRAREVLANKASMVNILSRTTGQLPEKVAKDMDRLLYMTPYEAKEYGLIDRVFEKEELANPPLPASVL is encoded by the coding sequence ATGGACATTTCCCCCATCAAGGCTGTTCAAGCCCCTTACTACGGCGACAACTCCTACCGGACACCGCCACCAGATTTACCCTCTCTATTGTTGAAGGAACGAATTGTCTATCTGGGGATGCCGCTGGTAGCTGCTGTCACAGAATTGATCGTCGCTGAACTGTTGTTTTTGCAGTCCGACGACCCCGACAAGCCCATTAAAATTTATATCAACTCTACTGGCACTTCCGGTTATAGTGGCGAACCCATTGGCTTTGAAACCGAAGCCTTCGCTATCTTCGACACCATGAAATACATCAAGCCTCCCATCCACACCATCTGCATCGGTTCCGCGATGGGTATGGCTGCCATGTTACTCAGTGCTGGTACTCCAGGCTGCCGCGCCAGTCTCCCCCATGCCTCGATTATCCTGCATCAGCCCAAGAGCTACGCCCAAGGTCAAGCAACGGATATTCAAATTCGAGCTAGGGAAGTTTTGGCTAACAAAGCATCGATGGTGAATATTCTGTCTCGTACCACTGGACAGCTACCAGAAAAAGTTGCCAAAGATATGGATCGCCTCCTTTACATGACTCCCTATGAAGCTAAAGAATACGGCTTGATTGATCGAGTCTTTGAAAAAGAAGAACTTGCAAATCCCCCACTACCCGCTAGTGTCCTTTAG
- a CDS encoding MBL fold metallo-hydrolase has product MRDKLSASSRADAGETSELDCLPYSVQHHDEGICLLVRMGPYRIILDCGLGDISSLVKGLTKSAEQRNSTQPADLVLVSHAHPDHARGLLALNQAFPLLPIYASEVTSKLLSLNWLDQDIPEIPQFCQALPLRSPVEFQEGLVAELFPAGHLPGAVAILLTYTTGQRVYKLLYTGDFFLSNSRLVEGLRLEELRGLQLDVLIIEGTYGTSRHTHRRNQENQLAERIHRAIADHASILLPTPALGLGQELLMLLRSHHHFTGRDLDIWVDGAVATGCDAYLELLPHLPPSVQNFARHQPLFWDERVRPRVRRLRAEHRETIGHAPCIVLTDSTADFSKYCQPDSGPWLILLPEKIDIKVNKKYPAPTTIESYLLAQHSDGPGTTQLIHNLRPQHVIFVHGSPAYLADLTSLEELQNRYHVHSPAAGILVELPIGETFLQPAAPETNYEGELTELGTVITITIPEAITADPRWQQFADTGLIEARWQGEELVLRGLSQRELLNQNGDRFTWSDVDCCGTCRHQRGQRCWNSASPLYNFRVTLEGYCPAFERLNDIQNNS; this is encoded by the coding sequence ATGAGGGATAAGCTGTCGGCATCCTCTCGCGCTGATGCTGGGGAAACTAGCGAATTAGACTGTTTGCCCTATAGTGTGCAGCATCACGATGAGGGTATATGTTTATTAGTCAGGATGGGGCCATACCGGATCATCCTTGACTGTGGCTTGGGTGATATTTCATCGCTAGTTAAAGGGTTAACTAAGTCAGCAGAACAAAGAAATTCGACACAACCGGCAGATTTAGTCTTAGTTAGCCATGCTCATCCAGATCACGCTAGAGGATTGCTGGCATTAAATCAAGCTTTCCCGCTTTTACCGATATACGCTAGTGAAGTAACTAGCAAGTTGCTGTCGCTCAATTGGTTAGACCAAGATATTCCAGAAATTCCCCAATTTTGTCAGGCCTTGCCGTTGCGATCGCCTGTAGAATTCCAAGAAGGTTTAGTAGCAGAATTATTTCCCGCTGGACACTTACCAGGGGCTGTAGCAATTTTACTCACATATACAACCGGGCAGCGTGTTTACAAGCTACTGTATACAGGGGACTTTTTCTTATCCAACTCCCGATTAGTAGAAGGTTTACGTTTAGAAGAATTACGGGGATTGCAGTTAGATGTGCTGATTATTGAAGGCACTTATGGCACATCTCGTCATACCCACCGTCGTAACCAAGAAAATCAACTAGCAGAGCGAATTCATCGAGCGATCGCTGACCATGCTTCTATATTACTCCCCACACCTGCGTTAGGTTTGGGGCAAGAATTGTTAATGCTGCTACGTTCTCATCACCACTTCACAGGACGAGATTTAGATATTTGGGTTGATGGTGCTGTCGCCACTGGCTGCGATGCATATCTGGAACTGCTACCCCATCTCCCCCCATCTGTACAGAACTTCGCCCGTCATCAACCCTTGTTTTGGGATGAACGGGTGCGTCCCCGTGTGCGTCGCTTGCGAGCAGAACATCGAGAGACGATAGGACATGCGCCCTGTATTGTTCTCACGGACTCTACAGCTGATTTCAGCAAATACTGCCAACCTGACAGCGGCCCTTGGCTGATTCTGCTCCCGGAAAAAATTGATATCAAAGTTAACAAAAAATATCCCGCACCCACTACCATCGAAAGTTATCTCCTCGCCCAGCATAGTGATGGGCCAGGTACTACCCAGTTAATTCATAACTTACGACCCCAACATGTAATCTTTGTTCATGGTTCCCCCGCCTATTTAGCAGACCTAACAAGCTTAGAAGAACTGCAAAATCGTTATCACGTCCATTCTCCCGCCGCTGGTATTTTGGTGGAATTACCGATTGGTGAGACATTTTTGCAACCAGCAGCCCCAGAAACTAATTATGAAGGTGAATTGACGGAGTTGGGGACAGTGATTACAATTACAATCCCTGAGGCTATCACCGCCGACCCGCGTTGGCAACAGTTTGCTGATACAGGCTTAATAGAAGCCCGTTGGCAAGGGGAAGAACTTGTATTGCGGGGATTGTCACAACGAGAATTGCTCAACCAAAATGGCGATCGCTTCACTTGGTCTGATGTAGACTGTTGTGGTACCTGTCGCCATCAAAGAGGCCAACGGTGTTGGAACTCCGCATCCCCGTTATATAACTTCAGAGTCACTCTGGAAGGCTACTGTCCCGCCTTTGAACGCTTAAACGATATTCAAAATAATTCTTAA
- a CDS encoding DEAD/DEAH box helicase, which produces MSFSNLGLSNEIIRAVTELGYTKPTPIQKQAIPVILSGGDLLAGAQTGTGKTASFTLPLLHRLSNDSVKSTSNPYPPIRALILTPTRELAAQVESSVREYGKYLNLNTMAMFGGVSINPQKRLLKGRVDILVATPGRLLDHVQQGTVNLSHVEVLVLDEADRMLDMGFIRDIRRILSLLPKQRQNLLFFATFSDKIKALATGLLNHPKMIEVARRNVTADTVAQKVYKVERDRKCQLLAHLIRKDNWYQVLVFTRTKYGADRLVKQLTQERIQALAIHGNKSQSARTHALAKFKNGSLQVLVATDIAARGLDISELPHVVNFDLPNVASDYVHRIGRTGRAGASGEAVSLVCVDEYQLLTEIEKLIEQRLPFEVVAGFSANSHTVPAEPISDERKHKPQGSKPQTRSTAKQSAPQTVIGGKKSDPRTSSSRRWAKRDR; this is translated from the coding sequence ATGTCTTTTTCTAATCTCGGCTTGTCCAATGAAATTATCCGTGCAGTCACCGAGCTAGGGTACACTAAACCCACGCCAATCCAGAAACAGGCAATCCCTGTCATCTTGTCAGGTGGGGATCTGCTAGCTGGTGCCCAAACTGGGACTGGGAAGACCGCCAGTTTCACCTTGCCACTCTTGCATCGGTTGTCGAATGACAGTGTTAAAAGCACGTCTAATCCATACCCACCAATCCGGGCGCTGATTCTCACTCCGACTCGTGAACTCGCTGCACAAGTGGAATCAAGCGTGCGTGAATACGGCAAGTACCTGAATTTGAACACAATGGCGATGTTCGGCGGGGTCAGTATTAATCCGCAAAAACGGCTTTTGAAGGGTCGGGTGGATATTTTGGTGGCTACCCCAGGGCGGCTGCTAGACCATGTACAGCAGGGCACGGTGAACCTGTCACATGTCGAGGTTTTGGTGTTGGATGAAGCAGATCGGATGTTGGATATGGGTTTTATTCGTGATATCCGTCGTATTCTCTCGCTCCTGCCCAAACAGCGACAAAACTTATTATTTTTCGCTACCTTCTCGGACAAAATCAAGGCGCTCGCCACTGGACTGCTGAATCACCCGAAGATGATCGAGGTGGCACGCCGCAACGTTACTGCCGATACTGTGGCGCAGAAAGTCTATAAAGTAGAACGTGACAGGAAGTGCCAATTACTTGCTCACCTGATTCGGAAAGATAATTGGTATCAAGTGCTAGTGTTCACTCGCACTAAGTATGGTGCTGACCGTTTGGTTAAACAGTTGACCCAGGAGCGGATTCAAGCACTAGCTATTCATGGTAATAAGAGCCAGTCGGCGCGTACCCACGCTTTGGCAAAGTTCAAAAACGGCAGTCTACAGGTATTAGTGGCCACCGACATTGCCGCGCGAGGTCTTGACATCAGCGAACTACCTCATGTGGTCAATTTCGATCTGCCCAATGTCGCATCCGATTATGTTCATCGTATCGGTCGCACTGGTCGCGCTGGTGCTTCAGGTGAAGCTGTGTCGCTGGTGTGCGTCGATGAATACCAGCTGTTGACAGAAATCGAAAAACTGATTGAACAGCGCTTGCCTTTTGAAGTAGTTGCTGGCTTTAGTGCCAATTCCCACACCGTGCCCGCTGAACCAATTTCTGATGAACGCAAGCACAAACCCCAAGGTAGCAAGCCTCAGACTCGCTCTACTGCTAAACAATCAGCACCGCAGACTGTGATAGGTGGCAAAAAGTCTGATCCGCGTACCTCCTCGTCACGCCGTTGGGCTAAACGCGATCGCTGA
- a CDS encoding ATP-dependent Clp protease proteolytic subunit, which yields MPIGIPKVPYRMPGGQFTDWISIYDRLYRERIIFLGRDIDDEIANQIIAVMLYLDSEDPGKDIYLYINSPGGMVTSGLAIFDTMQHIKSDVVTICVGLAASMGSFLLAAGTKGKRMALPHSRIMIHQPSGGTRGQASDIEIEAREILRIRHQLNGIYAEKTGQTIAKIEKDMDRDFFMSAAEAKEYGLIDRVIEERP from the coding sequence ATGCCTATAGGTATTCCTAAAGTCCCTTACCGGATGCCCGGGGGTCAGTTTACAGACTGGATCAGCATCTACGATCGCCTGTATCGGGAACGGATTATTTTCTTGGGGCGAGACATTGATGACGAGATTGCCAACCAGATTATTGCTGTTATGCTGTATCTGGATTCGGAAGATCCAGGTAAAGATATCTATTTATATATCAATTCCCCTGGTGGTATGGTCACCTCCGGTTTGGCCATTTTTGACACCATGCAACACATCAAATCAGATGTGGTGACCATTTGCGTGGGTTTAGCCGCCTCTATGGGGTCATTCCTGTTGGCAGCGGGTACCAAAGGCAAACGCATGGCCTTGCCTCACTCACGGATTATGATTCACCAACCCTCTGGTGGTACCCGTGGGCAAGCAAGCGATATCGAAATTGAAGCTAGAGAGATCCTGCGGATTCGTCACCAGCTCAATGGGATTTATGCTGAAAAAACTGGTCAGACTATAGCCAAGATTGAAAAAGACATGGATCGTGACTTTTTCATGTCTGCTGCGGAAGCTAAAGAATACGGTTTAATTGACCGTGTGATTGAGGAAAGACCGTAG